From the Nocardiopsis changdeensis genome, one window contains:
- a CDS encoding fatty acyl-CoA synthetase has translation MSPTTSSTVDGVLHRSAARTPDRTALVFGDRTWTYAGLDAAVTRAAARLLALGAARGDRVAAYGRNSDAYLIGFLACARAGLVHVPVNHALQGEELLYLLEQSGSTMVLADPALRSAVDAVRDGAGVEQVVELRDTPGGLLAAASEGPVPDLGVETADTDLVQLLYTSGTTSRPKGAMMTHRALVHEYLSCVVGLDLRADDEPLHAMPLYHSAQMHVFLMPWLAVGARNTLVEAPDPADLLRRIEAGRHGAFFAAPTLWVALANHPEFAERDLGSLRKAYYGASIMPGPVLEKLRGALPDLGFYNCFGQSEIGPLATVLRPEEHADRPASAGRAALFVELRVVDDKGEDVPPGEPGEVVYRSPQLCQGYWDKPEETEEAFRGGWFHSGDLVRADAEGYIEVVDRIKDVINTGGVLVASREVEDALYTHPAVAEAAVVGTPDEKWIEAVTAFVVPAAGADTEGLEEALAEHVRGRLAAFKAPKAVRLVDDLPRNASGKILKRELRGT, from the coding sequence TTGAGCCCCACCACCTCCAGCACCGTCGACGGCGTCCTGCACCGCAGCGCGGCGCGCACCCCCGACCGCACCGCGCTGGTCTTCGGCGACCGCACCTGGACCTACGCCGGGCTCGACGCGGCCGTCACCCGGGCCGCCGCCCGGCTGCTGGCCCTGGGGGCGGCCAGGGGGGACCGGGTCGCCGCCTACGGCCGCAACTCGGACGCCTACCTCATCGGGTTCCTGGCCTGCGCGCGGGCCGGACTGGTCCACGTCCCCGTCAACCACGCCCTCCAGGGCGAGGAGCTCCTCTACCTGCTGGAGCAGTCCGGCAGCACCATGGTGCTCGCCGACCCCGCGCTGCGCTCGGCGGTCGACGCCGTCCGCGACGGCGCCGGGGTGGAACAGGTCGTGGAGCTGCGCGACACCCCCGGCGGCCTGCTGGCCGCGGCCTCGGAGGGCCCCGTCCCCGACCTGGGGGTGGAGACCGCCGACACCGACCTGGTGCAGCTGCTGTACACCTCCGGGACCACCTCCCGGCCCAAGGGCGCGATGATGACCCACCGGGCGCTCGTGCACGAGTACCTGTCGTGCGTGGTGGGCCTGGACCTGCGCGCCGACGACGAGCCCCTGCACGCCATGCCGCTCTACCACAGCGCCCAGATGCACGTCTTCCTCATGCCGTGGCTGGCGGTGGGCGCGCGCAACACCCTGGTGGAGGCGCCCGACCCCGCCGACCTGCTGCGCCGCATCGAGGCGGGCCGGCACGGGGCGTTCTTCGCCGCGCCCACCCTGTGGGTGGCGCTGGCCAACCACCCCGAGTTCGCCGAACGCGACCTGGGCAGCCTGCGCAAGGCCTACTACGGGGCGTCGATCATGCCCGGGCCGGTCCTGGAGAAGCTCCGCGGCGCCCTGCCCGACCTGGGGTTCTACAACTGCTTCGGGCAGAGCGAGATCGGTCCGCTGGCCACCGTGCTGCGCCCGGAGGAGCACGCCGACCGGCCCGCGTCGGCGGGGCGGGCCGCCCTGTTCGTGGAGCTGCGGGTGGTCGACGACAAGGGCGAGGACGTCCCGCCGGGGGAGCCGGGCGAGGTGGTGTACCGGTCGCCGCAGCTGTGCCAGGGGTACTGGGACAAGCCGGAGGAGACCGAGGAGGCGTTCCGCGGCGGCTGGTTTCACTCCGGCGACCTGGTTCGCGCCGACGCCGAGGGCTACATCGAGGTGGTGGACCGGATCAAGGACGTCATCAACACCGGCGGGGTGCTGGTGGCCTCCCGCGAGGTGGAGGACGCCCTGTACACCCATCCGGCGGTGGCGGAGGCGGCCGTCGTGGGCACGCCGGACGAGAAGTGGATCGAGGCGGTGACGGCGTTCGTGGTGCCCGCCGCCGGGGCGGACACCGAGGGTCTGGAGGAGGCGCTGGCCGAGCACGTGCGCGGACGCCTGGCGGCGTTCAAGGCGCCCAAGGCGGTCCGGCTGGTCGACGACCTGCCGCGCAACGCCTCCGGCAAGATCCTCAAGCGCGAGCTGCGCGGTACCTGA
- a CDS encoding carbohydrate ABC transporter permease — MSVQSAPDRVTAPGGRAAGTTRRGQAVRFAVLFALAVLFLLPMYVLLVTGFKPFAEATAARAWSPPQTWSTEGWAAAWEALSSGLRNSVAVAVPSAAVSAVLGSMNGFVMARWRFPGADTVFTLFLFGMFIPYQAVMIPLQQMLVGANLMGGVFPLILAHTVYGIPICTLIFRNYYASIPRTLIEAARVDGAGMLRTYASVVLPVSAPAFAVTLIWQFTSAWNDFLFAVFLTGPNSWPVTVQLNNVAGSMVVPYNQQMAAAVLASLPTLVVYLVLGRYFMRGLMAGALKG, encoded by the coding sequence TTGAGTGTTCAGAGCGCGCCCGACCGGGTGACCGCGCCCGGCGGCCGGGCGGCGGGGACCACCCGCCGCGGGCAGGCGGTCAGGTTCGCCGTCCTGTTCGCGCTGGCGGTGCTGTTCCTGCTGCCGATGTACGTGCTGCTGGTGACCGGGTTCAAGCCCTTCGCCGAGGCGACCGCGGCCCGGGCGTGGTCGCCGCCGCAGACCTGGAGCACGGAGGGCTGGGCGGCGGCCTGGGAGGCCCTGTCCTCGGGGCTGCGCAACAGCGTGGCGGTGGCGGTGCCCAGCGCGGCGGTCTCCGCGGTGCTGGGGTCGATGAACGGCTTCGTGATGGCGCGCTGGCGGTTCCCCGGCGCGGACACGGTGTTCACGCTGTTCCTGTTCGGGATGTTCATCCCCTACCAGGCGGTGATGATCCCGCTCCAGCAGATGCTGGTGGGCGCGAACCTGATGGGCGGGGTGTTCCCGCTGATCCTGGCGCACACCGTGTACGGGATCCCCATCTGCACGCTCATCTTCCGCAACTACTACGCGAGCATCCCGCGGACCCTGATCGAGGCGGCGCGCGTGGACGGGGCGGGCATGCTGCGGACCTACGCGTCGGTGGTGCTGCCGGTGTCGGCGCCGGCGTTCGCGGTGACGCTCATCTGGCAGTTCACCTCGGCGTGGAACGACTTCCTGTTCGCGGTCTTCCTCACCGGCCCTAACAGTTGGCCGGTGACGGTGCAGCTGAACAACGTCGCCGGGTCGATGGTGGTGCCCTACAACCAGCAGATGGCCGCGGCGGTGCTGGCGTCGCTGCCCACGCTGGTGGTCTACCTGGTGCTGGGCCGCTACTTCATGCGCGGCCTGATGGCCGGGGCACTCAAGGGCTGA
- a CDS encoding carbohydrate ABC transporter permease, with the protein MSTSPNRSGAAVGGGPGRTSGGGPRPAPRRALHRARAWLPGLLLVSPSILLIGVFVYGMIGWNLRLALSDKHAPIQEGEFVGLVNFVALWQEARWPAAVGNAVVFTVVFVGGALVLGWLLGLLLDKGIRGEPVFRTLFLAPMAVSFIATGVVWRWLMNPAPAERATGLNALFVHFNLDFLVNDWWTAPDLGMAAMALPAIWQLAGYIMALFLAGFRGVPEELREAARVDGCSEWGVYRHVVMPQLRPVLLSAVIILGHMSLKVFDLIIAIAGQQIVADVPAVYMWAMVFEVRDPAKGATIASYLLFAVALFVVPYLVWTVRKERSEGR; encoded by the coding sequence ATGAGCACGTCGCCGAACCGGTCCGGGGCCGCCGTCGGCGGCGGCCCCGGCCGCACCTCCGGCGGAGGCCCGCGCCCGGCGCCGCGCCGCGCGCTGCACCGGGCCCGCGCCTGGCTGCCCGGGCTGCTGCTGGTCTCCCCGTCGATCCTGCTCATCGGCGTCTTCGTCTACGGCATGATCGGCTGGAACCTCCGGTTGGCGCTCAGCGACAAGCACGCGCCGATCCAGGAGGGCGAGTTCGTCGGCCTCGTCAACTTCGTCGCGCTGTGGCAGGAGGCCCGCTGGCCGGCCGCGGTGGGCAACGCGGTCGTGTTCACGGTGGTGTTCGTCGGCGGCGCCCTGGTGCTGGGCTGGCTGCTGGGACTGCTGCTGGACAAGGGCATCCGCGGCGAGCCGGTCTTCCGCACCCTGTTCCTGGCGCCGATGGCCGTGTCCTTCATCGCCACCGGTGTGGTGTGGCGGTGGCTGATGAACCCGGCCCCCGCCGAGCGCGCCACCGGCCTGAACGCCCTGTTCGTCCACTTCAACCTGGACTTCCTGGTCAACGACTGGTGGACCGCGCCGGACCTGGGGATGGCGGCGATGGCGCTGCCCGCGATCTGGCAGCTGGCCGGGTACATCATGGCGCTGTTCCTGGCCGGGTTCCGCGGGGTGCCCGAGGAGCTGCGCGAGGCGGCCCGGGTGGACGGCTGCTCGGAGTGGGGCGTGTACCGGCACGTGGTCATGCCGCAGCTGCGGCCGGTCCTGCTCAGCGCGGTGATCATCCTGGGCCACATGTCGCTGAAGGTGTTCGACCTGATCATCGCCATCGCCGGGCAGCAGATCGTCGCGGACGTGCCCGCCGTGTACATGTGGGCGATGGTGTTCGAGGTCCGCGACCCGGCCAAGGGCGCGACCATCGCCTCCTACCTGCTGTTCGCGGTGGCGCTGTTCGTCGTCCCCTACCTGGTGTGGACGGTGCGCAAGGAACGGAGCGAGGGCCGTTGA
- a CDS encoding ABC transporter substrate-binding protein, with protein sequence MRARRWSVAAGALGLALVASGCGGGGDGGGDRVEVFSWWTGGGEEAGLNALIERFEDENPDIEFVNAAVAGGSGTNAQAVLEGRLQSQDPPDSFQGHAGAELQDYIEAGYLSPLDDFFEEQGLHDALPDQLVEQITYDGSVYSVPVNIHRSNVMWYSPAVLEEAGIEAPPQTPEELVEALETVAEETDAIPMAVGAQWTVDHLLESVLLGSLGTDAYNALWEPGADWDTPEVAAALATFDRIMEHTQEESAAEDWQEAARRVADGEAAFNIMGDWAAGYFDELGAVPGEDYDWAASPGTEGTYMWLSDSFTLPVGAPNEEAALTWLELVGSREGQDIFNPLKGSIPAREDADPANYADSPYLESALAEWQSGPELAGSFWHGVTVGNRWKNDVDTAVGLYLGDGDVEALQDALVTAARAE encoded by the coding sequence ATGCGTGCACGGCGGTGGTCGGTCGCGGCGGGGGCGCTCGGGTTGGCGCTCGTGGCCTCGGGGTGCGGGGGCGGCGGGGACGGGGGCGGAGACCGGGTCGAGGTGTTCTCCTGGTGGACCGGCGGCGGCGAGGAGGCCGGCCTGAACGCGCTCATCGAGCGCTTCGAGGACGAGAACCCCGACATCGAGTTCGTCAACGCCGCCGTCGCCGGCGGCTCGGGCACCAACGCCCAGGCGGTCCTGGAGGGGCGCCTGCAGAGCCAGGACCCGCCGGACTCCTTCCAGGGGCACGCCGGGGCCGAGCTCCAGGACTACATCGAGGCGGGCTACCTCAGCCCGCTGGACGACTTCTTCGAGGAGCAGGGCCTGCACGACGCCCTGCCCGACCAGCTGGTGGAGCAGATCACCTACGACGGCAGCGTCTACTCCGTTCCCGTGAACATCCACCGCTCCAACGTGATGTGGTACAGCCCCGCGGTGCTGGAGGAGGCCGGGATCGAGGCCCCGCCGCAGACCCCCGAGGAGCTGGTGGAGGCGCTGGAGACCGTCGCCGAGGAGACCGACGCCATCCCCATGGCGGTGGGCGCCCAGTGGACGGTCGACCACCTGCTGGAGTCGGTGCTGCTGGGCTCGCTGGGCACCGACGCCTACAACGCCCTGTGGGAGCCCGGCGCCGACTGGGACACCCCCGAGGTCGCCGCGGCGCTGGCCACGTTCGACCGGATCATGGAGCACACCCAGGAGGAGTCGGCCGCCGAGGACTGGCAGGAGGCCGCGCGCCGGGTCGCCGACGGCGAGGCCGCCTTCAACATCATGGGCGACTGGGCCGCCGGGTACTTCGACGAACTGGGAGCGGTCCCGGGCGAGGACTACGACTGGGCCGCCTCCCCCGGCACCGAGGGCACCTACATGTGGCTCTCCGACAGCTTCACCCTCCCCGTGGGCGCGCCCAACGAGGAGGCGGCGCTGACCTGGCTCGAGCTGGTCGGCAGCCGGGAGGGCCAGGACATCTTCAACCCCCTCAAGGGCTCCATCCCCGCCCGCGAGGACGCCGACCCCGCCAACTACGCCGACAGCCCCTACCTGGAGTCGGCCCTGGCCGAGTGGCAGTCCGGGCCGGAGCTGGCGGGCTCGTTCTGGCACGGGGTCACGGTCGGCAACCGGTGGAAGAACGACGTCGACACCGCCGTCGGCCTCTACCTGGGCGACGGCGACGTCGAGGCGCTCCAGGACGCGCTGGTCACGGCCGCGCGGGCCGAATGA
- a CDS encoding VOC family protein, with translation MGFPKALDHLVYAVPDLAEGVDAFEELTGVRPAPGGRHPVGSANALVALTVEGERAPHYLEVIGPDPERADPGPVRVFGLASLERPHLATFAVGVADLAAAVARARAAGHDPGDAEPWSRATPDGRELRWSLAKKESERYPEPVPFLIDWGGTPQPGLGDLPALELVSLRAEHPDPGAAGRALAALGVDLDLAQGPEPLLEAVLRGPKGEFTLR, from the coding sequence ATGGGATTCCCGAAGGCGCTCGACCACCTGGTGTACGCGGTGCCCGACCTGGCGGAGGGGGTCGACGCGTTCGAGGAGCTGACCGGGGTGCGGCCGGCCCCGGGCGGGCGGCACCCGGTGGGGAGCGCGAACGCGCTGGTGGCGCTCACCGTGGAGGGCGAGCGGGCGCCGCACTACCTGGAGGTCATCGGGCCCGACCCCGAGCGGGCCGACCCGGGGCCGGTGCGGGTGTTCGGGCTGGCGTCGCTGGAGCGGCCGCACCTGGCCACGTTCGCGGTGGGGGTCGCGGACCTGGCCGCCGCGGTGGCGCGGGCCCGCGCCGCGGGCCACGACCCGGGCGACGCCGAGCCGTGGTCGCGGGCCACCCCGGACGGGCGCGAGCTGCGGTGGTCGCTGGCGAAGAAGGAGAGCGAGCGGTACCCGGAGCCGGTGCCGTTCCTCATCGACTGGGGCGGCACCCCGCAGCCGGGGCTGGGCGACCTGCCCGCGCTGGAGCTGGTGTCGCTGCGCGCCGAGCACCCGGACCCGGGGGCGGCGGGCCGGGCGCTGGCGGCGCTGGGCGTGGACCTGGACCTGGCACAGGGCCCGGAGCCCCTGCTGGAGGCCGTCCTGCGCGGCCCGAAGGGGGAGTTCACCCTCCGGTGA
- a CDS encoding serine hydrolase domain-containing protein, whose translation MPYGTHEQQAPAPSRRRALALAAGLGAAVLAADALPAHAAERTWRTSGPNVPAMAHFDTVMRDYMQARGISAGSLAVSRQGRIALARGYTWADPAVATTRETDVFRIASLSKNIAGTAAMLLAQRGDLDLDAPVGDFVDLSPLPGRTADPRLGQVTVRRALQHLGGWNRDVSGDPLWRDHALAAESGFGLPLSEEDVVAHVSGLPLDAAPGTAYSYSNYGYLLVSRVIAAVTGSTFEDFTVSDVLGPVDVARMRAGRSLAQGQAGEVRYESKYTATTVLDASGAKVPTPYGGFNLENQLGNGGWVASAVDLVRYCTVYDTPGAAGVLTPASIDEVMAVPETGGGATHYGLGWYVRPTANGRNTWHFGSMPGTYTFLARSNGYTIAALFNRRGEGDGLNWGEIDPKLWSAVNAVGTWPSEDLTPRYF comes from the coding sequence TTGCCGTACGGCACCCACGAGCAGCAGGCCCCCGCCCCCTCCCGCCGCAGGGCCCTGGCCCTGGCCGCCGGGCTCGGCGCGGCGGTCCTCGCCGCCGACGCCCTGCCCGCGCACGCCGCCGAGCGGACCTGGCGCACCTCGGGCCCGAACGTCCCCGCCATGGCGCACTTCGACACCGTCATGCGCGACTACATGCAGGCGCGCGGGATCAGCGCCGGATCGCTGGCCGTGTCCCGCCAGGGCAGGATCGCCCTGGCGCGCGGCTACACCTGGGCCGACCCCGCGGTGGCGACCACCCGGGAGACCGACGTGTTCCGCATCGCCAGCCTGAGCAAGAACATCGCCGGGACCGCCGCGATGCTCCTGGCCCAGCGCGGCGACCTGGACCTGGACGCCCCCGTCGGCGACTTCGTCGACCTGTCGCCGCTGCCGGGCCGGACCGCGGACCCCCGCCTGGGACAGGTCACCGTCCGGCGCGCCCTCCAGCACCTCGGCGGCTGGAACCGGGACGTCTCCGGTGACCCGCTGTGGCGCGACCACGCCCTGGCCGCCGAGTCGGGGTTCGGGCTGCCGCTCTCGGAGGAGGACGTGGTGGCCCATGTCAGCGGCCTCCCGCTCGACGCCGCCCCGGGGACGGCGTACTCCTACAGCAACTACGGCTACCTCCTGGTGTCGCGGGTGATCGCGGCGGTGACCGGCTCGACCTTCGAGGACTTCACGGTCTCGGACGTCCTGGGGCCGGTGGACGTGGCGCGCATGCGCGCCGGGCGCTCGCTCGCCCAGGGCCAGGCGGGCGAGGTGCGCTACGAGTCGAAGTACACCGCGACCACCGTCCTGGACGCCTCCGGCGCGAAGGTCCCCACCCCCTACGGCGGGTTCAACCTGGAGAACCAGCTGGGCAACGGCGGGTGGGTGGCCTCCGCCGTCGACCTCGTGCGGTACTGCACCGTCTACGACACCCCCGGCGCGGCCGGGGTGCTGACCCCCGCGTCCATCGACGAGGTGATGGCGGTCCCGGAGACCGGCGGCGGGGCCACCCACTACGGGCTGGGCTGGTACGTGCGGCCGACCGCGAACGGGCGCAACACCTGGCACTTCGGCAGCATGCCCGGCACGTACACGTTCCTGGCCCGGTCCAACGGGTACACGATCGCGGCGCTGTTCAACCGGCGCGGTGAGGGCGACGGGCTGAACTGGGGCGAGATCGACCCCAAGCTGTGGTCGGCGGTCAACGCGGTCGGCACCTGGCCGTCCGAGGACCTCACCCCCCGCTACTTCTGA
- a CDS encoding ketopantoate reductase family protein, translating into MRILVVGAGAVGGYFGARLVQAGRDVDFLVRPARADLLNEHGLRVRDLDGSVEAVPVTAVTADTLAPDYDLVVLAVKSYGFDAALKDIAPAVGPGTAVLPFLNGMRHMDALIDRFGADRVYGGVAMVQTRLGENGEIVEVGRMAQLIYGPVSDTPVVPLDAVHAALDTGTFSATAAEDAVQELWDKWVFLASMGACNCLMRGPIGRINSAEGGREFSRAVFEEAAAVAAASGYPVRPKVRERADRMLGDTTAGTTTSLYWDLTHGNPVEADHIIGDLVARGRALGVPTPMFALADLHLRVYEAGRA; encoded by the coding sequence GTGAGAATCCTTGTCGTGGGCGCGGGCGCCGTCGGCGGCTACTTCGGGGCCCGCCTGGTCCAGGCGGGCCGGGACGTCGACTTCCTGGTCCGCCCGGCCCGGGCCGACCTCCTGAACGAGCACGGCCTGCGGGTGCGCGACCTGGACGGCTCCGTGGAGGCGGTCCCCGTCACCGCGGTCACCGCCGACACCCTCGCCCCCGACTACGACCTGGTGGTCCTGGCCGTGAAGTCCTACGGGTTCGACGCGGCGCTCAAGGACATCGCCCCCGCCGTGGGCCCCGGCACGGCCGTGCTGCCCTTCCTCAACGGCATGCGGCACATGGACGCCCTCATCGACCGGTTCGGCGCCGACCGCGTGTACGGCGGAGTGGCCATGGTGCAGACCCGCCTGGGCGAGAACGGCGAGATCGTCGAGGTCGGCAGGATGGCCCAGCTCATCTACGGCCCGGTCTCCGACACCCCCGTCGTCCCCCTGGACGCGGTGCACGCCGCCCTGGACACCGGGACGTTCTCCGCGACCGCCGCCGAGGACGCGGTGCAGGAGCTGTGGGACAAGTGGGTGTTCCTGGCGAGCATGGGCGCCTGCAACTGCCTGATGCGCGGCCCCATCGGCCGCATCAACTCCGCCGAGGGCGGCCGGGAGTTCTCCCGGGCCGTGTTCGAGGAGGCCGCCGCCGTCGCCGCCGCGTCCGGGTACCCGGTCCGGCCGAAGGTGCGCGAGCGCGCCGACCGGATGCTGGGCGACACCACCGCCGGGACCACGACCTCCCTGTACTGGGACCTCACCCACGGCAACCCGGTGGAGGCCGACCACATCATCGGCGACCTGGTGGCGCGCGGCCGCGCCCTGGGCGTGCCCACGCCGATGTTCGCGCTGGCCGACCTGCACCTGCGGGTGTACGAGGCCGGGCGCGCCTGA
- a CDS encoding FG-GAP repeat domain-containing protein: protein MPRRHRPLPLLLCALLATACGSGPAADGDREEGAEQVRDHPSAPVPEGTGSRTAGDVNGDGYPDLVFAAGMDTERLTDTADRVIVVYGSARGLDPATRTVLDPGPVRAVAVPGTGGDGTRGEAADLDGDGFADIPLVHHPEGEDGPAVHAVYRGGPTGPGADPVPLALPEDGMSPSGWPPAAVGDFDADGAADLALVREDGTGGQEEITVLYGPIGPDGAPARTGSRPFPSWIGSLVAGPAGTGGSPLLVQHSSDGEQTSNTLLLTGPGDPAGWAQADTVGGSMAAFGDLDGDGAADLVVGDDGNRNNEPGYETEPPEIHHRLNLYPGPLTADPGDPVGLDLPGEATAAYGGTRALALCDTDGDGTREAAVGRAGHGVDTVHWADGALRVADTPPLVRSGPEEGPLAGGSGTEHVAGLEGCADHDANGSDELLLSYSPGPRSPSPARWWVTDGREDLASFDSAAFGD, encoded by the coding sequence ATGCCCCGCCGCCACCGCCCCCTCCCCCTGCTGCTGTGCGCCCTGCTCGCGACCGCCTGCGGGAGCGGCCCCGCCGCCGACGGTGATCGGGAGGAGGGGGCGGAGCAGGTGCGCGACCACCCGTCGGCCCCCGTCCCCGAGGGCACCGGGTCGCGGACGGCCGGGGACGTCAACGGCGACGGCTACCCCGACCTGGTCTTCGCCGCCGGCATGGACACCGAGAGGCTGACCGACACGGCCGACCGCGTCATCGTCGTGTACGGCTCCGCCCGGGGCCTGGACCCCGCCACGCGCACCGTGCTGGACCCGGGGCCGGTCCGCGCGGTGGCCGTTCCCGGCACCGGCGGCGACGGCACCCGCGGGGAGGCCGCCGACCTGGACGGGGACGGGTTCGCCGACATCCCCCTGGTCCACCACCCGGAGGGGGAGGACGGCCCCGCGGTGCACGCGGTGTACCGGGGCGGCCCCACCGGGCCCGGCGCCGACCCGGTCCCGCTGGCCCTGCCCGAGGACGGGATGTCGCCGTCGGGCTGGCCCCCGGCCGCGGTCGGCGACTTCGACGCCGACGGGGCGGCCGACCTGGCGCTGGTCCGCGAGGACGGCACCGGCGGGCAGGAGGAGATCACCGTGCTGTACGGCCCGATCGGCCCGGACGGGGCCCCGGCCCGTACCGGCTCGCGCCCCTTCCCGTCCTGGATCGGCTCCCTGGTCGCCGGCCCCGCCGGAACCGGCGGTTCCCCGCTGCTGGTGCAGCACTCCAGCGACGGCGAGCAGACGAGCAACACCCTGCTCCTCACCGGCCCCGGCGACCCGGCCGGCTGGGCGCAGGCCGACACGGTGGGCGGGTCCATGGCCGCCTTCGGGGACCTGGACGGGGACGGCGCCGCCGACCTCGTCGTGGGCGACGACGGCAACCGCAACAACGAGCCCGGGTACGAGACCGAGCCCCCCGAGATCCACCACCGCCTCAACCTCTACCCCGGCCCCCTCACCGCGGACCCGGGCGACCCGGTCGGCCTCGACCTGCCCGGGGAGGCGACCGCCGCCTACGGCGGCACCCGGGCCCTGGCCCTGTGCGACACCGACGGCGACGGCACCCGGGAGGCCGCCGTGGGCCGCGCCGGGCACGGGGTCGACACCGTGCACTGGGCCGACGGGGCCCTGCGGGTCGCCGACACCCCGCCCCTGGTGCGCTCGGGCCCCGAGGAGGGCCCGCTGGCCGGCGGCTCCGGGACCGAACACGTGGCGGGCCTGGAGGGCTGCGCCGACCACGACGCGAACGGCTCCGACGAACTCCTGCTCTCCTACTCGCCCGGGCCCCGGTCGCCCTCCCCGGCCCGCTGGTGGGTCACCGACGGACGCGAGGACCTGGCCTCCTTCGACAGCGCGGCGTTCGGGGACTGA